From Phragmites australis chromosome 5, lpPhrAust1.1, whole genome shotgun sequence, a single genomic window includes:
- the LOC133918009 gene encoding alpha-amylase/subtilisin inhibitor-like: MKYRLFLLLPLLTIFLPCIAGDATQLVYDTEGHELSSDSLYYILPVDRGTGGGIKVSPDKTESCKFFVVQSRSEAVTGIPVQFKPQNASAGAAVRLSTDIRIRFRIITTCMKSSEWYVTNSSPLTSRQNVAIMGRVGGPEPPPSAKVFRVERYDGATKGYKLVSCTGEGPCKDVGLDTSEETTWLATSNSPFVVVFKKADA, from the coding sequence ATGAAATATcgtctttttctcctccttccACTCCTTACCATCTTCCTCCCTTGCATCGCCGGGGATGCCACCCAACTGGTCTACGACACGGAGGGCCACGAGCTGAGTAGCGATTCTCTATATTACATTCTCCCGGTAGATCGCGGGACCGGCGGCGGCATCAAAGTCTCCCCTGACAAGACAGAAAGTTGCAAGTTCTTTGTGGTCCAGTCTCGCAGCGAGGCTGTCACCGGCATCCCCGTGCAATTCAAGCCGCAGAATGCTTCGGCCGGTGCGGCGGTTCGCCTGTCGACCGACATCAGGATCAGATTCCGCATCATCACAACATGCATGAAGTCCTCGGAATGGTATGTCACCAACAGCTCGCCGCTGACATCGCGTCAGAACGTGGCCATTATGGGAAGGGTGGGTGGCCCGGAACCACCACCATCGGCCAAGGTGTTCCGCGTCGAGAGGTATGACGGCGCAACGAAGGGGTACAAGCTGGTTTCGTGCACCGGCGAGGGGCCGTGCAAAGATGTGGGCCTGGATACTTCTGAGGAGACGACGTGGCTGGCCACAAGCAACTCACCATTTGTGGTCGTGTTCAAGAAGGCAGATGCATAG
- the LOC133917611 gene encoding GEM-like protein 4, translating into MKTSSGGHVIGVPVTSKSYAIEDATRDRPAAKKDGDRLAVSLTHPSPYTSFGYKHSSKGQAIHWVSKLGRRAQSFRDHVTLGPKLSETVKGKLSLGARILQAGGVERVFRQAFSAEKGERLVKALQCYLYTTSGPIAGMLFVSTRKIAFRSDRSLTVTSPSGDVVARVPYKVVVPLRRIKRVRPSENADKPEQKYIQVVTVDGFEFWFMGFVSYQRCCKYMQQVISEL; encoded by the exons ATGAAGACGTCGAGCGGCGGCCATGTGATCGGAGTGCCTGTCACCTCCAAGTCGTACGCCATCGAGGATGCGACGAGGGACCGGCCAGCGGCTAAGAAGGACGGCGATCGCCTTGCGGTCTCGCTGACGCACCCGAGCCCCTACACGTCTTTCGGCTACAAGCACA GCAGCAAGGGTCAAGCGATCCACTGGGTGAGCAAGCTGGGCAGACGAGCTCAGAGCTTCAGGGACCATG TGACCTTGGGGCCGAAGTTGTCGGAGACAGTGAAGGGGAAGCTAAGCCTGGGCGCTAGAATCCTGCAGGCCGGCGGCGTGGAGCGTGTGTTCCGGCAGGCCTTCTCGGCCGAGAAAGGCGAGCGTCTGGTGAAGGCCCTCCAGTGCTACCTCTACACCACCAGCGGCCCCATCGCCGGGATGCTCTTCGTGTCCACCCGCAAGATCGCTTTCCGCAGCGACCGCTCACTCACCGTCACCTCCCCGTCCGGCGACGTCGTCGCCCGGGTGCCCTACAAGGTGGTGGTTCCTCTGAGGAGGATCAAGAGGGTGAGGCCCAGTGAGAACGCCGACAAGCCGGAGCAGAAGTACATACAGGTGGTCACCGTGGACGGGTTCGAGTTCTGGTTCATGGGGTTCGTGAGCTACCAGAGATGCTGCAAGTACATGCAGCAGGTGATCTCGGAACTGTAG
- the LOC133919387 gene encoding putative GEM-like protein 8, whose product MEGSTSQEHVIGIPVSSRAYGIEEPEFPAEETPEHGGFVGSFQSNHDEHRSTADLPTSKHGSKGDKIAQGIKEHVTLGPKLSDTVKGKLALGARIIQAGGVEKVFRQWFSVDKNEKLLRASQCYLSTTAGPIAGMLFVSTARVAFRSDRSLAVSTPRGDKARLPYKVTIPLRKVKAARPSENKHRPEQKYIQLVTNDGFEFWFLGFVSYNRSLQHLEQAVAYAQAQ is encoded by the exons ATGGAAGGGTCAACGAGCCAAGAGCATGTGATTGGGATCCCGGTGAGCAGCAGGGCTTATGGTATAGAGGAGCCGGAATTCCCGGCGGAAGAGACGCCCGAACATGGCGGCTTCGTCGGTTCTTTTCAGTCCAACCACG ATGAGCACCGCTCGACTGCCGATCTGCCGACGAGCAAACATGGCAGCAAGGGAGACAAGATCGCTCAGGGCATCAAAGAGCATG TGACTCTTGGGCCAAAACTGTCCGACACGGTCAAGGGGAAGCTGGCGTTGGGCGCGAGGATCATCCAGGCCGGCGGCGTGGAGAAGGTGTTCCGGCAGTGGTTCTCCGTGGACAAGAACGAGAAGCTGCTCAGGGCGTCGCAGTGCTACCTCTCGACGACGGCCGGCCCGATCGCCGGCATGCTCTTCGTGTCCACGGCGCGGGTCGCCTTCCGCAGCGACCGCTCCCTGGCGGTATCCACCCCGCGCGGCGACAAGGCGCGCCTGCCGTACAAGGTGACGATCCCGCTGCGGAAGGTGAAGGCGGCGCGGCCCAGCGAGAACAAGCACCGGCCGGAGCAGAAGTACATCCAGCTCGTCACCAACGACGGTTTCGAGTTCTGGTTCTTGGGGTTCGTCAGCTACAACCGGTCGCTGCAGCACCTCGAGCAGGCCGTCGCGTACGCGCAGGCGCAATGA